Proteins from a genomic interval of Euwallacea fornicatus isolate EFF26 chromosome 37, ASM4011564v1, whole genome shotgun sequence:
- the tadr gene encoding solute carrier family 7 member 14, whose protein sequence is MSNTGSLQSFAPALTHWCFGITILIGLVSSGLTGAEAILAITIAGGSATLSAICSCAPPSAELKRSDRLSSLATFLVIWLDVLANLVAAATCARLASATIDYISKGHFREFLFGLEQHSLGEPWPDVLGVTIILVVTVLFMMGLEKSSTIALLLFLVLLCKFAFFTFIGSFHTVADFQKWSGSFKVHSIKTVLIGSAVSFYSFGHRMPMTTKNNCLKIATLFFMPWLFYSVLATIFSLMTHYRELEGTAIPLIQVFQTRDVDWARPVMAVFTICSVCLLLTEVLPTVYMTFVHLAGKEWRVFVSSLQYQTRTTGAPVLAIFAAGSLAAILAFACPLSHLIKLLSAASLIKCVLVSCQMIGTRYRPQEGDFQETSAAIQYRKLSQNSHQTLKDRLKGFFGKSPQYIHKLSSPKNRGKSEEQECLLFENKSSNIEESEENEMEVMSCSDANSETSADIDVVVEEYRRVTTIMGNEINRPATKLSFAVAIMCLILLVVTALSLPLFTCRLIKFYWPHALSIISAAIILTALPQNPSEISKPNFIPSWLFPFMHSLSIVLGTTLATSVIASVWQGVVFWTIAGLLLYWRCDCCQCDVLEPLVDKATSKIDPHHVIYEFKTGDLSEKSVIVAR, encoded by the exons ATGAGCAATACTGGAAGCCTGCAGAGCTTTGCTCCAGCCCTAACACATTGGTGCTTCGGAATTACCATCTTAATCGGCCTAGTTTCTTCTGGATTGACTGGGGCAGAGGCGATTTTGGCAATTACTATTGCTGGAGGCTCTGCTACATTATCAG CAATATGCAGTTGCGCTCCTCCGAGCGCAGAACTCAAACGAAGCGATCGCCTGAGCAGTTTGGCGACTTTTCTGGTGATTTGGCTCGATGTTTTGGCTAATTTGGTCGCAGCAGCTACATGTGCTAGATTGGCTAGCGCAACCATAGACTACATCAGCAAAGGCCACTTCAGGGAATTTCTCTTTGGCCTGGAGCAGCACTCTTTAGGAGAACCATGGCCCGATGTTCTTGGAGTGACCATTATCTTAGTAGTcactgttttatttatgatggGACTCGAG AAGTCTTCCACCATCGCCTTGCTGCTGTTTCTGGTGCTGTTAtgcaaatttgctttttttaccTTCATTGGAAGCTTCCACACGGTGGCAGATTTCCAAAAGTGGTCTGGATCTTTTAAAGTCCACTCGATTAAAACT GTGCTCATAGGCTCTGCGGTAAGCTTCTATTCATTCGGCCATAGAATGCCCATGACCACCAAGAACAACTGTCTAAAGATCGCGACCCTGTTCTTCATGCCCTGGCTCTTTTACTCGGTGCTGGCCACGATATTTTCGTTAATGACCCACTACAG AGAATTGGAGGGCACAGCAATCCCTCTCATTCAAGTATTCCAGACCCGAGACGTTGATTGGGCAAGACCCGTAATGGCAGTTTTCACCATCTGCTCAGTGTGTCTTTTGTTGACCGAAGTCCTGCCGACCGTCTACATGACCTTCGTGCACCTTGCGGGCAAAGAGTGGCGAGTATTCGTTAGCTCTCTGCAGTACCAAACTAGAACCACTGGAGCCCCAGTCTTGGCGATCTTTGCCGCAGGCAGTCTCGCTGCAATTCTAGCTTTCGCCTGTCCGTTATCCCATCTAATCAAGCTCCTAAGTGCTGCCTCTTTGATCAAATGCGTGCTCGTCTCCTGCCAGATGATCGGCACTAGATACAGGCCCCAGGAAGGCGATTTCCAAGAGACTTCTGCGGCCATACAATACCGAAAACTGAGTCAGAACAGCCATCAAACATTGAAGGACCGGTTGAAGGGCTTTTTCGGAAAAAGCCCACAGTATATTCACAAATTGAGCTCCCCTAAAAACCGAGGAAAATCAGAGGAGCAGGAGTGCctactttttgaaaacaaatccTCTAATATAGAAGAGAGCGAAGAGAACGAGATGGAGGTTATGTCTTGTAGTGATGCTAACTCTGAGACCTCTGCTGATATTGATGTGGTGGTGGAGGAGTATAGAAGA GTGACCACAATAATGGGCAACGAAATCAACAGGCCAGCAACGAAGCTGTCCTTCGCAGTAGCAATAATGTGTCTGATTCTATTAGTAGTTACCGCATTAAGCTTGCCATTGTTCACATGCCGATTGATCAAGTTTTACTGGCCGCATGCTCTAAGCATAATCAGCGCTGCTATAATTTTAACAGCGTTGCCTCAAAACCCCTCTGAGATATCCAAACCCAACTTCATCCCCTCTTGGCTGTTTCCCTTCATGCACAGCCTCTCCATTGTTTTGGGTACCACCTTGGCCACCTCAGTTATAGCTTCAGTGTGGCAGGGGGTCGTGTTTTGGACGATTGCTG GATTGCTGCTCTATTGGAGATGCGACTGCTGCCAGTGCGACGTCCTAGAGCCTCTGGTGGACAAAGCCacgtcaaaaattgacccTCATCACGTAATCTACGAGTTCAAAACCGGGGATTTGAGCGAAAAGAGTGTGATTGTGGCCAGATGA